From the genome of Vicia villosa cultivar HV-30 ecotype Madison, WI linkage group LG2, Vvil1.0, whole genome shotgun sequence, one region includes:
- the LOC131652151 gene encoding exocyst complex component EXO70B1-like gives MIIQIERLFRFMSFTSSVVGLLCYALSSSFNHLFGDWNSWKIILYTLFSFIISLLILFAKIWQSSRSLRFKAHTAFLVLTITSVYSFFFDKEMNEKPDSFSLISCAAFAIMSMSLSRQSQCGFEVDLLYFFLGSLIVLLMKIKLQLFFVGAGFSYSLIIIRSSFTSFNTTAENEYLELRGENSVVIEMTSLSLSSMMQQFMTCTNALQNESTSLIERLMEKYNTDTDTDTRDFVMDTLSSRKIDNLHESAKLMLASGYEKECSDAYSCWRRVFLQECLINKIFGLPMPTTNINNKMDKNEREQYSDTMFERWMTASDVAMTILFPFEQQLCNRVFSGFSSAASTCFFEVCKEATSHLLCFADVLASGSPTKWRLFKMLQIFEHLGNLISKFQSLFPDSMLLNEAVAVRNRLGEASRDLFMEMHNVIFRVPTAKNTVKFHGDIHPVTSEVISYVSLACLSRQKLENILQTYSKDGNEMEASSFFLKQMEQIMEMLPKKLIAKLKNCKDPALRHIFMVNNRSHIEAINQFYELETIFGNDWFQNNKAKIRQNVELYKRCSWNMVLDFLKVDNNDNITEELLKEKMLLFNTHFEEICRVQSDWFVYDNNLREEIISYVENVLLPAYGIFIGRLQDILGNQAYDYITYGMLEIQDRLSQMFMLYSSSNL, from the coding sequence atgatCATCCAAATTGAAAGGTTATTCAGATTTATGAGTTTTACATCATCTGTTGTTGGATTGCTTTGTTACGCTCTCAGCTCTTCTTTCAACCATCTATTTGGAGATTGGAACTCATGGAAGATTATTCTATACACTCTTTTCAGTTTCATCATCAGCCTCCTCATTTTGTTTGCCAAGATTTGGCAGTCATCGAGAAGTCTCCGATTCAAAGCTCACACCGCATTTTTGGTACTGACAATTACCTCCGTGTATTCCTTTTTCTTTGATaaagagatgaatgaaaaaccaGATTCATTTAGCTTGATTTCATGTGCTGCTTTTGCTATCATGTCAATGAGCTTGTCGAGGCAATCTCAGTGCGGATTTGAAGTGGATCTTCTTTATTTTTTCCTTGGATCCCTAATTGTGTTACTCATGAAGATTAAATTGCAGTTATTCTTTGTTGGAGCAGGTTTCAGCTATTCTCTTATTATTATTCGATCTTCTTTCACTTCCTTCAACACCACAGCAGAAAATGAGTATTTAGAGCTTAGAGGTGAAAATTCAGTAGTCATTGAAATGACTTCACTATCACTATCTAGTATGATGCAACAATTTATGACTTGTACTAATGCGCTTCAAAATGAAAGTACAAGTCTCATCGAGAGGCTTATGGAGAAATACAATACAGATACAGATACAGATACGCGTGATTTTGTAATGGATACTCTGTCGTCAAGAAAGATAGATAATCTTCATGAATCTGCGAAATTGATGTTAGCATCTGGTTACGAGAAAGAATGTTCTGATGCATATAGCTGTTGGCGAAGGGTATTCTTGCAGGAGTGTCTCATAAACAAAATATTTGGGTTGCCAATGCCAACTACAAACATCAATAATAAGATGGATAAGAATGAGAGGGAGCAATATTCAGATACCATGTTTGAAAGATGGATGACTGCTTCGGATGTAGCTATGACAATCTTGTTTCCCTTTGAACAACAGCTCTGCAATCGTGTCTTCTCGGGGTTTTCCTCCGCGGCTTCTACCTGTTTCTTTGAGGTTTGCAAAGAAGCAACATCTCACCTGCTGTGTTTCGCAGATGTGCTTGCTTCTGGGAGCCCTACAAAATGGCGTTTGTTCAAAATGCTACAAATATTTGAGCATTTGGGTAATCTAATTTCGAAATTCCAATCACTTTTTCCAGATTCGATGTTACTGAACGAAGCAGTTGCAGTGAGGAATAGATTAGGAGAAGCTAGCAGGGATCTTTTCATGGAAATGCATAATGTTATTTTTAGAGTCCCAACAGCAAAGAACACTGTTAAGTTTCATGGCGATATTCATCCGGTTACTTCTGAGGTTATTAGCTATGTGTCGCTTGCATGCTTGTCGCGGCAGAAGTTGGAAAATATTTTACAGACATACTCCAAGGATGGTAATGAGATGGAAGCATCTTCATTTTTCTTGAAGCAGATGGAGCAGATAATGGAGATGTTACCTAAGAAATTGATAGCCAAGTTGAAAAACTGCAAAGACCCTGCTTTGCGCCATATTTTCATGGTAAATAATAGGAGCCACATAGAAGCTATAAATCAATTCTATGAATTGGAAACTATTTTTGGCAATGATTGGTTCCAAAATAACAAAGCTAAAATTCGACAAAACGTTGAGCTTTATAAAAGATGTTCATGGAATATGGTGTTGGACTTTCTGAAGGTGGACAACAATGACAACATTACAGaagaattgttgaaagagaagatgCTTTTGTTCAATACTCACTTTGAAGAGATATGCAGAGTTCAGTCAGATTGGTTTGTTTATGACAATAATCTAAGGGAAGAAATAATATCATATGTGGAAAATGTCTTGCTTCCAGCATATGGAATTTTCATTGGGAGGCTTCAGGATATTCTTGGTAACCAAGCTTATGATTACATTACATATGGAATGTTAGAGATTCAAGATAGACTCAGTCAGATGTTCATGTTGTACAGTAGTAGTAATTTGTAA